The following are from one region of the Candidatus Paceibacterota bacterium genome:
- a CDS encoding SufD family Fe-S cluster assembly protein, whose amino-acid sequence MSQKNSKTSLRKEIKGVEKVGFDILEKTRCGSFIQIDNKASYSSCRNEGVEVIPTSLALKRYSWLKKYIWKAVRKNKDEYTKEILRYKQEGYFIRAKKGVKAKIPVQACLYIKTRNIHQRVHNIIIAEEGSSLNIITGCTIAPQIYSGMHVGISEFFIKRNAAISFTMIHNWAKDTIVRPRTGAFLEENAQFISNYICLKEVKDLQMYPMAYLNGKGAVCRFSSILVAPKKTLLDVGSGVFLGAKKTRAEIIARALSKGGKIISRGKLIGEFPETKAHLECKGLILKKEGEIDAIPELEGRTIGSDLSHEAAVGKINEEEIEYLMARGVSRKDATAMIIRGFLNIDIKGLPDSLDKQIKKAINLSAKSF is encoded by the coding sequence ATGTCACAGAAAAACTCCAAAACATCATTAAGAAAAGAAATTAAAGGAGTAGAGAAAGTTGGCTTTGATATCTTAGAGAAAACAAGATGCGGAAGTTTTATTCAAATAGACAATAAAGCTAGTTACTCAAGTTGCAGGAATGAAGGCGTTGAGGTAATACCAACTTCTCTTGCTCTTAAAAGATATTCTTGGCTTAAAAAATATATTTGGAAGGCGGTGAGAAAAAACAAAGACGAATACACAAAAGAAATTTTGCGTTATAAGCAGGAAGGATATTTTATCAGGGCAAAAAAAGGAGTTAAGGCTAAAATTCCTGTCCAGGCCTGTCTTTACATCAAGACCAGAAATATTCATCAACGAGTCCATAATATTATAATTGCTGAAGAAGGATCCTCTTTAAATATCATTACTGGGTGCACAATTGCTCCACAAATTTATTCTGGAATGCATGTTGGAATCTCAGAATTTTTTATAAAGAGAAACGCCGCTATTTCTTTTACAATGATTCATAATTGGGCAAAAGACACGATTGTTCGTCCAAGAACAGGAGCTTTTCTTGAAGAAAATGCACAATTTATTTCAAATTATATTTGCTTAAAAGAAGTAAAGGATCTTCAAATGTATCCAATGGCGTATCTTAATGGGAAAGGGGCTGTTTGTCGTTTTAGTTCAATTTTAGTTGCACCAAAAAAAACTCTTTTGGATGTTGGTTCGGGTGTTTTTTTGGGCGCAAAAAAGACAAGAGCAGAAATTATCGCTCGTGCTTTAAGTAAGGGGGGTAAGATAATTTCGCGAGGGAAGCTTATAGGAGAATTTCCAGAAACCAAAGCCCATCTTGAATGTAAAGGATTAATATTAAAAAAAGAAGGTGAAATAGATGCAATTCCAGAGCTTGAAGGGAGAACGATTGGTTCTGACTTGTCTCACGAGGCCGCTGTTGGTAAAATCAACGAGGAAGAGATTGAATATTTAATGGCGCGGGGAGTCTCGCGAAAAGACGCAACAGCAATGATTATTCGCGGTTTTTTAAATATAGACATTAAGGGATTACCAGATAGTTTAGATAAACAAATAAAAAAAGCAATTAATCTTTCTGCGAAATCTTTTTAA
- a CDS encoding NUDIX domain-containing protein: MIKNISAVIEDKKGKILLLKRNSNEKWYPKKWCIVAEKMKENETPDKCFKRGLIEEIGIEDCKEIEKKEPYLFEDGDFKRIIYPYRCKIDNNDIKINYEHSDYKWVTLEELFSLDIAKPVKSALESFYEI; the protein is encoded by the coding sequence ATGATAAAAAATATTTCAGCTGTTATTGAAGACAAAAAAGGTAAAATTCTACTTTTAAAAAGAAACTCAAACGAAAAATGGTATCCTAAAAAATGGTGTATTGTTGCTGAGAAAATGAAAGAAAATGAAACACCAGACAAATGTTTTAAAAGGGGTCTTATTGAAGAAATCGGCATTGAGGATTGTAAAGAAATCGAAAAAAAAGAACCTTACTTATTTGAAGATGGAGATTTTAAAAGGATAATTTATCCTTATCGTTGTAAAATTGATAATAATGATATAAAAATCAATTATGAACATTCAGATTATAAATGGGTTACTCTTGAGGAGTTATTTTCTTTAGACATTGCAAAGCCGGTAAAAAGTGCATTAGAGTCTTTCTATGAGATATAA
- a CDS encoding HAD-IB family hydrolase, whose protein sequence is MNQTKKVRLAIFDFDGTLIDGHLWTALLKHNFKKKRRIFSSIWYLVYHMLLYYFYKLKIISQKKCFQAWAKDIPKILVKGLSVEKGKDILKTIWREYLLPTIKKETLSRLKWHQKRGDITILASNAPQDFLEIVKKYLNFNFVVGSILEVKNNRFTGKIIPPLPWSKGKVKRIKGIIKKEKLNVDFKESFSYSDDIRDLPMLKMAGNPVVVSPDEKLLKIAKENHWGIIK, encoded by the coding sequence ATGAACCAAACAAAAAAAGTCAGGCTAGCTATTTTTGATTTTGACGGAACATTGATTGATGGCCATCTTTGGACAGCGCTTTTAAAACACAATTTTAAGAAAAAAAGAAGAATTTTCTCAAGCATTTGGTACCTTGTCTATCATATGCTTCTTTACTATTTTTATAAACTAAAGATAATCTCGCAGAAAAAATGTTTTCAGGCCTGGGCAAAAGATATTCCTAAGATATTAGTGAAAGGATTGAGCGTGGAGAAGGGAAAAGATATCTTGAAAACAATCTGGAGGGAATATCTTTTACCAACAATTAAAAAAGAAACTCTTAGCAGATTGAAATGGCACCAAAAGAGGGGAGATATTACAATTCTTGCTTCAAATGCTCCTCAAGATTTTTTAGAGATAGTAAAAAAATATTTGAATTTTAATTTTGTTGTTGGTTCAATATTAGAAGTAAAAAATAATCGCTTCACAGGTAAAATTATTCCTCCGCTTCCTTGGAGTAAAGGGAAGGTTAAAAGAATTAAAGGAATTATTAAAAAAGAAAAATTGAATGTTGATTTTAAAGAAAGCTTTTCCTATTCTGACGATATAAGAGATTTGCCTATGCTAAAAATGGCAGGAAACCCTGTTGTGGTAAGCCCGGATGAGAAATTATTGAAAATAGCAAAAGAGAATCATTGGGGAATTATAAAATAA
- the tyrS gene encoding tyrosine--tRNA ligase, producing the protein MTKNQKIKELLERGIEEVIVKSHLEKRLKDGKKLRVKFGIDPTSPDLHLGHSIALRKLKQFQEMGHKIIFLIGDFTAMVGDPSGRSEARKPLSEREIKKNMEDYKKQAAKILDMKKVELRYNSEWYEKSPASFLTDLSSRFTLARLMERDDFQKRIKKDVDITMLELTYPLLQGYDSVALKADLELGGTDQKFNLLMGRKVQKKYDQSQQDIMTVPLLLGIDGSRKMSKSFKNYIGITEPAEKMYSKIMSIPDIMIWHYFKLLTDVPLEEIEGIRNQVYKLNLNPRDAKVKLAKEIVTMYHGEKAAGKAEKEFNNVFKDKKNPTKMPIFVIVQKTYPPLDLLFALKLVSSKKEAKRVISQGGMKIDGKVEKNWKGIIEIKNNMVVQVGKRKFAKIKKS; encoded by the coding sequence ATGACAAAAAATCAAAAAATTAAGGAACTTTTAGAAAGGGGAATTGAAGAGGTGATTGTGAAAAGTCATCTTGAAAAAAGATTAAAAGATGGCAAAAAATTAAGGGTTAAGTTTGGTATTGACCCCACTTCGCCCGATTTACATTTAGGTCATTCGATAGCTTTGCGAAAATTAAAACAATTTCAAGAAATGGGGCATAAAATCATCTTTTTAATTGGAGATTTTACAGCTATGGTTGGTGATCCATCGGGAAGATCAGAAGCACGGAAACCATTGAGTGAAAGGGAGATCAAAAAGAATATGGAGGACTACAAGAAACAGGCCGCGAAAATCTTGGACATGAAAAAAGTTGAATTAAGATATAATAGCGAATGGTATGAAAAAAGTCCTGCCAGTTTTTTAACTGATTTGTCATCCCGGTTCACATTAGCAAGATTAATGGAAAGAGATGATTTTCAAAAAAGGATAAAAAAAGATGTAGATATTACTATGTTAGAACTAACATATCCTTTACTTCAAGGTTACGATTCTGTAGCACTGAAAGCAGACCTAGAACTGGGAGGAACAGACCAGAAATTTAATCTTTTAATGGGACGTAAAGTTCAGAAAAAATATGATCAATCTCAGCAAGATATAATGACAGTTCCTCTTTTACTAGGGATAGATGGTTCAAGGAAGATGAGCAAGTCTTTTAAAAATTATATTGGAATTACGGAACCAGCGGAGAAAATGTACAGCAAAATAATGTCAATTCCTGATATAATGATTTGGCATTATTTTAAATTACTCACGGACGTGCCCTTAGAAGAAATTGAAGGCATAAGAAATCAAGTTTATAAACTTAACCTTAATCCTCGCGACGCTAAAGTAAAATTAGCGAAAGAGATTGTAACAATGTATCATGGAGAGAAAGCAGCAGGAAAGGCAGAAAAAGAATTTAATAATGTTTTTAAAGATAAAAAAAATCCAACAAAAATGCCAATTTTTGTAATAGTTCAAAAAACTTATCCTCCGCTTGATTTACTTTTTGCTTTAAAGTTAGTAAGTTCAAAAAAAGAAGCAAAAAGAGTTATTTCGCAGGGTGGTATGAAAATAGATGGAAAAGTAGAAAAAAACTGGAAAGGAATAATTGAAATCAAAAATAACATGGTAGTTCAGGTAGGGAAGAGGAAATTTGCAAAAATCAAAAAATCCTAA
- a CDS encoding ABC transporter ATP-binding protein encodes MLKIKNLKVKTAGKEVIKGINLEIPKGKVYTIFGPNGSGKTTLLMAILGFPRYKAQGKIIFKGKDISRLSPDRRAKLGIGISFQRPPTIDGLSFKNFIDSYSKISKKELEKLANTLKVSQFLEREINKGMSGGEIKRGEIFQVLSQAPDFLLLDEPESGVDVENINVIGKSLANFLKDKKKSALIITHSGEILKYFKSDKGLVMVNGRITCFGNPRDVLATIKKVGYKNCKTCHRKTPKHH; translated from the coding sequence ATGCTTAAAATAAAAAATTTAAAAGTGAAAACAGCTGGTAAGGAAGTTATTAAAGGAATAAATTTAGAAATTCCCAAGGGCAAGGTTTATACAATTTTTGGGCCAAATGGATCTGGAAAAACCACTTTACTGATGGCGATTTTGGGTTTTCCAAGGTACAAAGCTCAAGGTAAAATTATCTTTAAAGGAAAAGATATTTCAAGACTTTCTCCAGACAGACGAGCAAAACTGGGGATTGGTATTTCTTTTCAGAGGCCTCCAACTATTGATGGATTAAGTTTTAAAAATTTTATTGACTCATATTCTAAAATTTCTAAAAAAGAATTAGAAAAACTGGCAAATACTTTAAAAGTTAGTCAATTTTTAGAAAGAGAAATAAATAAAGGAATGTCTGGGGGAGAAATTAAAAGGGGAGAAATATTTCAGGTTTTATCTCAGGCGCCAGATTTTCTTTTACTGGATGAGCCAGAGTCAGGAGTGGATGTTGAAAATATTAATGTTATTGGCAAATCTCTTGCTAACTTTTTAAAAGATAAAAAAAAGTCTGCGTTAATAATTACTCATAGTGGAGAAATTTTAAAATATTTCAAATCAGATAAGGGTTTGGTAATGGTAAATGGCAGAATTACTTGTTTTGGTAATCCAAGAGATGTCTTGGCAACAATAAAAAAAGTCGGTTATAAAAATTGTAAAACATGTCACAGAAAAACTCCAAAACATCATTAA